The proteins below are encoded in one region of Bosea sp. BIWAKO-01:
- a CDS encoding lipid A biosynthesis lauroyl acyltransferase: MRRLKHFAGRLVAAIMIGLIRALFGFLRLLGPERASDLGGWLLRSVSPLIPVNRVALANIRAAFPEKNEAEVRAIARGAWENLGRTAAEYAHLKTLFDYDDDNRDAPSRVEVSGIEHFVALKDDQKPGLIFSAHLANWELPAICAAAYELDTTAVFRAPNDPAIANVVHEIRSGAMGGLAAAKQGAAFAMQGVLERDGHLGMLIDQHFTRGVVIPFLGRPALTNPILGKFARRFDCPVHGVRVIRLPGQRFRLELTPPLDLPRDEAGEIDVTGAMAMMTAVVEGWVREHPEQWLWMHRRWRPNMIKSAALANYGDTTWPQPKFKAT; this comes from the coding sequence TTGAGACGTTTGAAGCACTTCGCGGGCCGGCTCGTTGCGGCCATCATGATCGGCCTGATCCGGGCTCTGTTCGGCTTCCTGCGCCTGCTCGGGCCGGAACGCGCCAGTGACCTCGGAGGCTGGCTGCTGCGCAGCGTCAGCCCGCTGATCCCGGTCAATCGCGTCGCACTGGCCAATATCCGTGCCGCCTTCCCCGAGAAGAACGAGGCCGAAGTCCGGGCGATCGCGCGGGGAGCCTGGGAGAATCTCGGCCGCACCGCTGCCGAGTACGCTCATCTCAAGACCCTGTTCGACTATGACGACGACAACCGGGATGCTCCCTCGCGGGTCGAGGTCTCCGGCATCGAGCATTTCGTCGCGCTGAAGGATGACCAGAAGCCAGGACTGATCTTCTCGGCGCATCTCGCCAACTGGGAGCTGCCGGCGATCTGTGCCGCGGCCTACGAGCTCGACACCACCGCGGTCTTCCGCGCGCCGAATGATCCGGCAATCGCCAACGTGGTGCACGAGATTCGCTCCGGCGCCATGGGCGGACTTGCCGCCGCGAAGCAGGGTGCTGCCTTCGCGATGCAGGGCGTGCTCGAGAGGGATGGCCATCTCGGCATGCTGATCGACCAGCATTTCACCCGGGGCGTGGTGATCCCTTTCCTGGGCCGCCCGGCCCTGACCAATCCGATCCTCGGCAAGTTCGCACGCCGGTTCGACTGCCCGGTCCATGGCGTGCGGGTCATCCGGCTGCCGGGGCAGCGCTTCCGGCTTGAACTGACGCCACCGCTCGACCTGCCCCGCGACGAAGCCGGCGAGATCGATGTCACGGGCGCCATGGCGATGATGACCGCGGTGGTGGAAGGCTGGGTGCGCGAGCACCCTGAGCAATGGCTCTGGATGCATCGGCGCTGGCGTCCGAACATGATCAAGTCGGCTGCGCTGGCGAATTACGGGGATACGACCTGGCCGCAGCCCAAATTCAAGGCAACGTGA
- a CDS encoding acyl carrier protein produces MSATFETVAGIISETCDIPREKITPQSHAIEDLGIDSLAFLDIAFAIDKAFGIKLPLEQWTQEVNEGKAPAEQYFVLENLCQRIDDLVAAKKA; encoded by the coding sequence ATGTCCGCCACGTTCGAGACGGTCGCCGGTATCATTTCGGAGACCTGCGATATTCCTCGCGAGAAGATCACGCCCCAGAGCCACGCCATCGAAGACCTCGGTATCGACTCGCTGGCCTTCCTCGACATCGCCTTCGCGATCGACAAGGCTTTCGGCATCAAGTTGCCGCTCGAGCAGTGGACCCAGGAGGTCAACGAAGGCAAGGCGCCGGCCGAGCAGTATTTCGTGCTTGAGAACCTGTGCCAGCGCATCGACGACCTCGTCGCCGCCAAGAAGGCCTGA
- a CDS encoding beta-ketoacyl-ACP synthase gives MMRDVVITGIGLASSLGEGIETHAAALASSVAPVVDTESFAPYPVHRLKPLELDRQIPKKSDQRQMEPWQRLGVYAAGLALDAAGLKDDVEAKSELQVIVAAGGGERDHAVDSAILTGLRGANQPGAFLNERLMGDLRPTLFLAQLSNLLAGNIAIVHGVTGASRTFMGEEQAGVDAIRTAHARVASSQADVMLVGGAYNAERRDMLLLLEAGGYLRKGDFAPVFERQDAPGLITGSAAAFLVLESAERAKARGAKVLAGLSHVAAARARRSEQGAVEASLRKLVAGFGAVSSSPLVISAATGAAGVTGEEASAIANLPAAKRVATGDLVGHSLEAAFPISVALAAIALANGQASEAIVTGAGHWRGEGAARLVKA, from the coding sequence ATGATGCGTGACGTCGTCATCACCGGCATCGGCCTGGCCTCCAGCCTGGGCGAAGGCATCGAGACGCATGCAGCGGCTCTGGCCTCTTCCGTGGCACCGGTCGTCGATACCGAGAGTTTCGCGCCCTATCCCGTGCACCGGCTGAAGCCGCTGGAACTCGATCGGCAGATTCCGAAGAAATCCGACCAGCGCCAGATGGAGCCATGGCAGCGGCTTGGCGTCTATGCCGCCGGCCTTGCCCTCGATGCTGCCGGCCTGAAGGACGACGTCGAAGCCAAGAGCGAGCTCCAGGTCATCGTCGCCGCCGGCGGTGGCGAACGTGATCATGCCGTCGATTCCGCGATTCTGACCGGCTTGCGCGGCGCGAACCAGCCTGGCGCCTTCCTGAACGAGCGGCTGATGGGCGACCTGCGCCCGACGCTCTTCCTGGCGCAGCTCTCCAATCTTCTCGCCGGCAATATCGCGATCGTTCACGGCGTCACCGGCGCCTCGCGCACCTTCATGGGCGAAGAGCAGGCCGGCGTCGACGCCATCCGCACCGCCCATGCCCGCGTCGCCTCCAGCCAGGCAGACGTTATGCTGGTCGGCGGCGCCTACAATGCCGAGCGTCGCGACATGCTGCTGCTGCTCGAGGCCGGCGGCTATTTGCGCAAGGGTGATTTCGCGCCGGTCTTCGAACGGCAAGATGCGCCAGGACTGATCACCGGCAGCGCGGCAGCGTTCCTGGTCCTGGAATCGGCCGAGCGCGCCAAGGCCCGTGGCGCAAAGGTTCTTGCCGGCCTCAGCCATGTCGCGGCCGCCCGTGCGCGCCGCAGCGAGCAGGGCGCGGTCGAGGCCTCGTTGCGCAAGCTGGTTGCCGGCTTCGGCGCGGTATCGTCCTCGCCGCTCGTCATCTCGGCGGCGACCGGCGCGGCCGGCGTCACCGGCGAAGAGGCATCGGCCATCGCCAACCTGCCAGCCGCCAAGCGCGTTGCGACTGGCGATCTCGTTGGCCACAGCCTCGAGGCGGCATTTCCCATTTCGGTTGCCCTTGCCGCCATCGCCCTTGCCAATGGCCAGGCAAGCGAAGCGATCGTCACCGGCGCCGGCCATTGGCGCGGAGAAGGCGCGGCGCGCCTCGTGAAAGCGTGA
- a CDS encoding beta-ketoacyl-ACP synthase, producing MSAQHRDSKGRPVVAVTGLGVVTSLGQGKQTNWEALTAGRSGIHRIERFPIDGLRTTIAGTVDFLFDAPFTAPQLSEKLATLAAEEAVSQSGLGLDGDFPGELFMAVPPVEMEWPQKQELAQAIDGDVDYDGLLRAAASHKYKAMHELFLFGGVADHIADRFGTRGSPISLSTACSSGATAIQMGVEAIRRGETSAALCVGTDGSVHAEALIRFSLLSALSTQNDPPEGASKPFSKNRDGFVMGEGAGALVLEDYDHALARGATILGIVAGCGERGDGFHRTRSSPDGKPAILAMQDALADAGLTPDDVDYINAHGTSTPENDKMEAMSCSAVFGERMARLPISSNKSMIGHTLTAAGAVEAVISLLTIANGRIPPTINYNLPDAAIALDVVPNTARDAKVRTVISNSFGFGGQNTCLVLTAPPEAA from the coding sequence ATGAGCGCACAGCATCGCGACTCCAAGGGCCGCCCCGTCGTCGCCGTCACCGGACTGGGTGTCGTCACCTCGCTCGGCCAGGGCAAGCAGACCAACTGGGAAGCGCTGACCGCCGGGCGATCGGGCATCCACCGCATCGAGCGCTTTCCGATCGACGGGCTGCGTACGACCATCGCCGGCACGGTCGATTTCCTCTTCGACGCCCCCTTCACGGCGCCTCAGCTTTCCGAAAAGCTCGCGACACTCGCCGCAGAGGAGGCCGTGAGCCAAAGCGGACTCGGCTTGGACGGTGATTTTCCCGGCGAGCTCTTCATGGCCGTTCCTCCCGTCGAGATGGAATGGCCGCAGAAGCAGGAACTGGCGCAAGCCATCGACGGCGACGTCGACTATGACGGATTGCTGCGCGCTGCCGCCTCGCACAAATACAAGGCCATGCACGAACTCTTCCTGTTCGGAGGCGTCGCCGATCACATCGCCGATCGGTTTGGTACCCGGGGTTCACCGATCTCGCTCTCGACCGCTTGCTCCTCCGGCGCGACAGCCATCCAGATGGGCGTGGAGGCGATCCGGCGCGGCGAGACGAGCGCGGCGCTGTGCGTCGGTACTGACGGCTCGGTCCATGCCGAAGCGCTGATCCGCTTCTCCCTGCTCTCGGCCTTGTCGACCCAGAACGATCCGCCGGAAGGCGCATCCAAGCCCTTTTCAAAGAACCGCGACGGGTTCGTCATGGGCGAAGGGGCCGGGGCGCTGGTTCTCGAGGATTACGACCACGCCTTGGCGCGGGGCGCGACCATCCTCGGCATCGTTGCTGGGTGCGGCGAGCGCGGCGACGGCTTCCACCGCACGCGTTCGAGCCCGGACGGCAAGCCCGCGATCCTTGCCATGCAGGATGCGCTGGCCGATGCAGGGCTGACGCCGGACGATGTCGACTACATCAACGCGCACGGCACCTCGACGCCCGAGAATGACAAGATGGAGGCGATGAGCTGCTCCGCCGTCTTCGGCGAGCGCATGGCGCGCCTGCCGATCTCCTCGAACAAGTCGATGATCGGCCATACGCTCACGGCCGCCGGTGCCGTCGAAGCGGTGATCTCGCTTCTGACCATCGCCAATGGCCGCATCCCACCGACGATCAACTACAACCTACCCGACGCCGCCATTGCCCTCGATGTCGTGCCGAATACGGCGCGCGACGCCAAGGTCAGGACCGTCATCTCCAATTCCTTCGGCTTCGGCGGGCAGAACACCTGTCTCGTGCTGACCGCCCCCCCGGAGGCGGCATGA
- a CDS encoding zinc-binding dehydrogenase has protein sequence MRSLQLFGDRDLRLTEIDPPPPPAAGEVQIRVRAVGLNYLDVWGFRGMAFAKRKMPQAAGVEAAGEVVAVGEGVSRFREGDTVTMYGAETCGHCKACREGRDNLCENVAGIMGFHIDGFARELINRPERLVIKAPKGVSFEEAACAPIGFGTVQHMLFDNAKLEPGESILVHAGGSGIGTAAILMAKAIGCTVYTTVGDDEKGAKAKALGADFVVNYKTERFEGEVRQLTKRKGVDVVFEHVGADTWNGSLLCLKRGGRLVTCGATSGPSTTMNLMQLFQQQYRIFGSFGCRIENIAQSLEKMAGGTKPVIDSVFPLEDFEKGLARLEGRKVFGKVIVAF, from the coding sequence ATGCGTTCCCTCCAGCTCTTCGGCGACCGTGACCTGCGCCTGACAGAAATCGACCCGCCGCCGCCGCCAGCTGCCGGCGAGGTGCAGATTCGCGTGCGCGCCGTCGGCCTGAACTATCTCGATGTCTGGGGCTTCCGCGGCATGGCCTTCGCCAAGCGCAAGATGCCTCAGGCGGCCGGTGTCGAGGCCGCAGGCGAGGTGGTGGCTGTCGGCGAAGGTGTCAGCCGTTTCCGGGAAGGCGACACCGTCACCATGTACGGCGCCGAGACCTGTGGTCACTGCAAGGCCTGCCGCGAGGGTCGCGACAATCTCTGCGAGAATGTCGCCGGCATCATGGGTTTCCATATCGACGGTTTCGCCCGCGAGCTGATCAACCGGCCCGAGCGCCTCGTGATCAAGGCTCCGAAGGGCGTGTCCTTTGAGGAGGCCGCCTGCGCGCCGATCGGCTTCGGCACGGTGCAGCACATGCTCTTCGACAATGCCAAGCTGGAGCCGGGTGAATCCATTCTCGTTCACGCCGGCGGCTCCGGCATCGGCACCGCCGCGATCCTGATGGCCAAGGCGATCGGCTGCACCGTCTACACCACCGTCGGCGACGATGAGAAGGGCGCCAAGGCCAAGGCGCTCGGCGCCGATTTCGTGGTCAACTACAAGACCGAGCGCTTCGAGGGCGAAGTGCGCCAGCTCACCAAGCGCAAGGGCGTCGATGTCGTCTTCGAGCATGTCGGTGCCGATACCTGGAATGGCTCGCTGCTTTGCCTGAAGCGCGGCGGCAGGCTCGTCACCTGCGGCGCGACGTCTGGCCCCTCGACCACAATGAACCTGATGCAGCTCTTCCAGCAGCAATACCGCATCTTCGGCTCCTTCGGCTGCCGCATCGAGAACATCGCGCAGTCGCTGGAGAAGATGGCGGGCGGCACGAAGCCGGTGATCGACTCGGTCTTCCCGCTCGAGGATTTCGAGAAGGGGCTCGCCCGACTCGAGGGCCGCAAGGTCTTCGGCAAGGTCATTGTTGCCTTCTGA
- a CDS encoding SDR family NAD(P)-dependent oxidoreductase codes for MTRILVTGGAKGVGAEIVRALAAAGHDVDFTYRSSTGQALALAAEIGAAHPGQAVRALPLDLADKTALDTFCETVEGDSYFGFIHNAGQPYDSLAAMMVQDKAEATMQVNFWAFTRLAKSLMRGMLRARSGRIVAIGSVAALRGNPGNAAYAASKGALISYANTLAVETGKRGVTVNVIAPGFIDTDMMAPYAAYREKMESQIPAGRFAKPEEIAGLAAFLMSPPAAYITGTVLPIDGGLTAQLGVHR; via the coding sequence ATGACCCGCATTCTCGTCACCGGCGGCGCCAAGGGCGTTGGCGCCGAGATCGTGCGCGCGCTCGCAGCGGCAGGACATGATGTCGATTTCACCTATCGGTCATCGACCGGTCAGGCACTGGCGCTGGCAGCCGAGATCGGCGCGGCGCATCCAGGCCAGGCCGTTCGCGCGCTGCCGCTCGATCTCGCCGACAAGACGGCTTTGGACACATTCTGCGAGACGGTCGAGGGCGACAGCTATTTCGGCTTCATCCACAACGCCGGACAGCCCTATGACTCGCTCGCAGCGATGATGGTGCAGGACAAGGCAGAAGCGACCATGCAGGTCAATTTCTGGGCCTTCACTCGCCTTGCCAAGAGCCTGATGCGCGGCATGCTGCGCGCCCGCAGCGGACGGATCGTCGCGATCGGATCAGTGGCCGCGCTGCGCGGCAATCCGGGCAATGCCGCCTATGCCGCCTCGAAGGGCGCGCTGATTTCCTACGCCAACACCCTGGCCGTCGAAACCGGCAAGCGCGGCGTCACCGTCAACGTGATCGCGCCGGGCTTCATCGATACCGACATGATGGCACCCTACGCCGCCTATCGGGAAAAGATGGAAAGCCAGATCCCCGCCGGCCGCTTCGCGAAGCCCGAGGAGATCGCCGGGCTCGCCGCCTTCCTGATGAGCCCCCCGGCCGCCTATATCACCGGCACCGTGCTGCCGATCGACGGTGGCCTGACGGCACAGCTCGGCGTGCATCGCTGA
- a CDS encoding 3-hydroxyacyl-ACP dehydratase FabZ family protein: MRLEYFDMIDTVVTFDPSQKRIATRSTVPSASPVFEGHFPGHPLVPGVLLTETMAQASGYLLLALNQLQQMPFLMMVDKARFRTFVEPDAVLDVSAELVHEGSGYAATKARIAIDGKPICDAELRFRLMPFPADMRTLMEQRIAAIGLVPERN; this comes from the coding sequence ATGCGCCTCGAATATTTCGACATGATCGACACGGTCGTGACCTTCGATCCGTCGCAGAAGCGCATCGCCACACGTTCGACCGTGCCGAGCGCGAGCCCCGTTTTCGAGGGGCATTTCCCCGGCCACCCGCTTGTTCCCGGCGTACTCCTCACCGAGACCATGGCCCAGGCTTCCGGCTATCTTCTGCTCGCTCTCAACCAGTTGCAGCAGATGCCGTTCCTGATGATGGTCGACAAGGCGCGCTTCCGCACCTTCGTCGAACCTGATGCGGTGCTGGATGTCAGCGCAGAGCTCGTTCACGAAGGCTCGGGCTACGCCGCCACCAAGGCGAGGATCGCGATCGACGGCAAGCCGATCTGCGATGCCGAGCTGCGTTTCCGCCTGATGCCGTTCCCGGCCGACATGCGGACGTTGATGGAGCAACGGATCGCGGCGATCGGCCTCGTCCCGGAACGGAACTGA